One Aegilops tauschii subsp. strangulata cultivar AL8/78 chromosome 7, Aet v6.0, whole genome shotgun sequence genomic window carries:
- the LOC109782776 gene encoding N-(5'-phosphoribosyl)anthranilate isomerase 1, chloroplastic, with amino-acid sequence MATAFSTKQPLRVATPTNKWRPRLPLIKMQYSSNKRASASISLPSSAEGVERNEPIVKMCGITSARDAEFAAKAGAKLIGMILWPKSKRSVQRSEAKEISRVAKSYGAEAVGVFVDDDEETILRVADSCNLQLIQLHGDSSRALVPALAKNNRIVYVLNADADGKLINSPPSEEYDIDWFLVDSAEGGSGKGFNWDNFRMPSVKSKNGWLLAGGLHADNVCQAASALKPNGVDVSSGICSPDGISKDPKRISSFMRSVQSLSSRRGLYLDAPGLL; translated from the exons ATGGCGACAGCGTTCTCAACGAAGCAGCCGCTGCGGGTCGCTACGCCTACAAACAAAT GGCGTCCAAGGTTGCCGCTAATTAAAATGCAATATTCGTCCAACAAACGAGCCAGTGCTTCCATTTCATTGCCATCCAGTGCCGAGGGTGTGGAGAGAAACGAGCCCATAGTCAAAATGTGTGGCATCACATCTGCTAGAGATGCAGAATTCGCTGCAAAGGCTGGAGCTAAACTTATCGGGATGATTCTTTGGCCCAAGTCCAAACGATCTGTCCAACGGTCAGAAGCGAAGGAAATATCCAGAGTAGCAAAGTCATATGGGGCTGAAGCTGTTGGTGTGTTTGTCGATGATGACGAAGAGACCATCTTAAGAGTAGCCGATTCATGCAACCTTCAACTTATTCAG CTTCATGGAGATAGTTCTCGGGCACTAGTTCCTGCTCTTGCCAAGAACAACCGAATTGTGTATGTTCTTAATGCTGACGCGGACGGAAAACTTATCAATTCCCCCCCCAGTGAAGAATACGACATTGACTGGTTTTTGGTGGACAGTGCAGAGGGTGGAAG CGGCAAAGGATTCAACTGGGACAATTTTCGAATGCCATCGGTGAAAAGCAAGAACGGCTGGCTGCTAGCAGGAGGCCTTCATGCGGACAATGTTTGCCAAGCTGCTTCCGCTCTAAAACCAAATGGTGTGGATGTTAGCAGTGGAATATGCTCTCCTGACGGTATAAGCAAGGACCCGAAGAGGATATCGTCCTTCATGAGAAGCGTGCAATCCTTAAGTTCCCGACGAGGTCTCTATTTAGACGCCCCAGGCTTATTGTAG
- the LOC109764756 gene encoding uncharacterized protein, whose protein sequence is MAAPLARVPLLRAPSRPFPTSRINPRRHFRPSVSVAVGGVSGPVLRTCKNCKKQYDPAANHPSSCRYHTAHFGGETKRKFESVHSGGTMDTPGAGKVLQYWHCCGSEDPFDVGCTAAPHSSYDD, encoded by the exons ATGGCCGCGCCACTCGCGCGTGTGCCGCTGCTTCGTGCGCCCAGCCGGCCCTTCCCCACCTCCCGGATCAACCCCCGCCGCCACTTCCGGCCGTCGGTGTCGGTCGCCGTAGGAGGCGTCAGCGGCCCCGTGCTCCGCACCTGCAAGAATTGCAAGAAGCAGTACGACCCGGCTGCGAATCACCCTTCATCATGCCGCTACCACACGGCCCACTTTGGAG GGGAAACAAAGAGAAAATTTGAAAGTGTCCATTCTGGTGGGACCATGGATACTCCGGGTGCAGGCAAAGTGCTCCAGTACTGGCATTGTTGTGGGTCAGAGGATCCATTTGATGTTGGTTGTACTGCTGCTCCTCACTCTTCATACGATGACTAA